In one Nicotiana tomentosiformis chromosome 6, ASM39032v3, whole genome shotgun sequence genomic region, the following are encoded:
- the LOC104111575 gene encoding katanin p60 ATPase-containing subunit A1 isoform X2, with translation MVGGALAGLQDHVKLAREYAVEGLYDTSVIFFDGAIAQINKHLNTLDDPLIRSKWMNVKKAISEETEVVKQLDAEKRAFKEVPMGGRRPNSPPISTKSSSFVFQPLDEYPTSSGAPMDDPDVWRPPSRDTTRRSARAGPGGTRKGPQDGAWARGSTKTGTTGRGGRTTGSTKATSGVRSSTTGKKGPGKSTKADSTDGDAEEGKSKKGQYEGPDADLAAMLERDVLDSTPGVRWDDVAGLSEAKRLLEEAVVLPLWMPDYFQGIRRPWKGVLMFGPPGTGKTLLAKAVATECGTTFFNVSSATLASKWRGESERMVRCLFDLARAYAPSTIFIDEIDSLCNARGGSGEHESSRRVKSELLVQVDGVSNSSTNEDGTRKIVMVLAATNFPWDIDEALRRRLEKRIYIPLPSFESRKELIRINLKSIELWLVDFFTWLLWHPRIITRFQRDKREKQITRRPSRY, from the exons ATGGTGGGAGGAGCATTGGCAGGGTTACAAGATCATGTGAAATTGGCAAGAGAATATGCAGTTGAAGGCCTTTATGACACTTCCGTCATCTTCTTCGATGGCGCTATTGCTCAGATCAACAA GCACTTAAACACACTTGATGACCCTTTGATTCGTTCAAAATGGATGAATGTAAAGAAAGCAATTTCCGAAGAAACAGAGGTAGTGAAACAATTGGATGCCGAGAAAAGGGCTTTTAAGGAGGTTCCTATGGGTGGTAGACGTCCTAATTCACCTCCGATTTCGACCAAGTCATCTTCTTTTGTCTTTCAACCGCTTGATGAGTACCCCACCTCATCCGGTGCTCCAATGGATGACCCCGATGTTTGGAGACCACCAAGCCGAGACACAACAAGAAGATCTGCAAGAGCCGGTCCAGGGGGTACGAGGAAGGGCCCACAAGATGGAGCCTGGGCTCGTGGATCTACAAAGACTGGAACCACAGGCCGTGGGGGAAGGACCACTGGCTCTACTAAGGCTACATCTGGGGTTCGATCTTCAACTACTGGGAAAAAAGGACCTGGAAAATCCACAAAAGCTGACTCTACG GATGGTGATGCTGAAGAAGGGAAGAGTAAAAAAGGTCAGTACGAGGGGCCTGATGCGGACCTGGCTGCTATGCTTGAGAGGGATGTCTTGGATTCCACCCCTGGTGTGAGATGGGACGATGTTGCTGGGTTAAGTGAAGCCAAAAGACTTTTGGAGGAAGCAGTTGTTCTCCCATTATGGATGCCAGATTATTTCCAG GGAATCAGGAGACCATGGAAGGGTGTTCTTATGTTTGGGCCTCCTGGAACGGGGAAGACACTTTTGGCTAAGGCTGTTGCTACAGAGTGTGGGACGACATTTTTCAATGTTTCTTCTGCCACTTTGGCTTCAAAATGGCGCGGGGAGAGTGAACGCATGGTGCGGTGCTTGTTTGATCTTGCTCGCGCTTATGCTCCTAGTACAATTTTCATTGATGAGATTGATTCTCTTTGTAATGCCCGAGG GGGTTCAGGAGAGCATGAATCATCCCGAAGGGTGAAGTCTGAACTTCTTGTTCAGGTAGATGGTGTAAGCAACTCTTCCACTAATGAAGATGGCACTCGGAAGATTGTGATGGTTTTAGCAGCTACAAACTTTCCATGGGACATAGATGAGGCATTAAG GAGACGTTTGGAAAAACGTATATATATTCCCCTACCTAGCTTTGAGAGTCGGAAGGAGCTTATACGGATCAATTTGAAAAGTATTGAG CTGTGGCTTGTGGACTTTTTCACCTGGCTACTGTGGCATCCTAGAATAATAACGAGATTTCAAAGAGATAAAAGGGAAAAACAAATAACAAGAAGGCCAAGTAGATATTGA
- the LOC104111575 gene encoding katanin p60 ATPase-containing subunit A1 isoform X1, producing the protein MVGGALAGLQDHVKLAREYAVEGLYDTSVIFFDGAIAQINKHLNTLDDPLIRSKWMNVKKAISEETEVVKQLDAEKRAFKEVPMGGRRPNSPPISTKSSSFVFQPLDEYPTSSGAPMDDPDVWRPPSRDTTRRSARAGPGGTRKGPQDGAWARGSTKTGTTGRGGRTTGSTKATSGVRSSTTGKKGPGKSTKADSTDGDAEEGKSKKGQYEGPDADLAAMLERDVLDSTPGVRWDDVAGLSEAKRLLEEAVVLPLWMPDYFQGIRRPWKGVLMFGPPGTGKTLLAKAVATECGTTFFNVSSATLASKWRGESERMVRCLFDLARAYAPSTIFIDEIDSLCNARGGSGEHESSRRVKSELLVQVDGVSNSSTNEDGTRKIVMVLAATNFPWDIDEALRRRLEKRIYIPLPSFESRKELIRINLKSIEVAPDVDIEEVARKTEGYSGDDLTNVCRDASMNGMRRMIAGKTREEIKNMSKDEIAKDPVAMCDFLEAISKVQPSVSAADIEKHEKWFSEFGSA; encoded by the exons ATGGTGGGAGGAGCATTGGCAGGGTTACAAGATCATGTGAAATTGGCAAGAGAATATGCAGTTGAAGGCCTTTATGACACTTCCGTCATCTTCTTCGATGGCGCTATTGCTCAGATCAACAA GCACTTAAACACACTTGATGACCCTTTGATTCGTTCAAAATGGATGAATGTAAAGAAAGCAATTTCCGAAGAAACAGAGGTAGTGAAACAATTGGATGCCGAGAAAAGGGCTTTTAAGGAGGTTCCTATGGGTGGTAGACGTCCTAATTCACCTCCGATTTCGACCAAGTCATCTTCTTTTGTCTTTCAACCGCTTGATGAGTACCCCACCTCATCCGGTGCTCCAATGGATGACCCCGATGTTTGGAGACCACCAAGCCGAGACACAACAAGAAGATCTGCAAGAGCCGGTCCAGGGGGTACGAGGAAGGGCCCACAAGATGGAGCCTGGGCTCGTGGATCTACAAAGACTGGAACCACAGGCCGTGGGGGAAGGACCACTGGCTCTACTAAGGCTACATCTGGGGTTCGATCTTCAACTACTGGGAAAAAAGGACCTGGAAAATCCACAAAAGCTGACTCTACG GATGGTGATGCTGAAGAAGGGAAGAGTAAAAAAGGTCAGTACGAGGGGCCTGATGCGGACCTGGCTGCTATGCTTGAGAGGGATGTCTTGGATTCCACCCCTGGTGTGAGATGGGACGATGTTGCTGGGTTAAGTGAAGCCAAAAGACTTTTGGAGGAAGCAGTTGTTCTCCCATTATGGATGCCAGATTATTTCCAG GGAATCAGGAGACCATGGAAGGGTGTTCTTATGTTTGGGCCTCCTGGAACGGGGAAGACACTTTTGGCTAAGGCTGTTGCTACAGAGTGTGGGACGACATTTTTCAATGTTTCTTCTGCCACTTTGGCTTCAAAATGGCGCGGGGAGAGTGAACGCATGGTGCGGTGCTTGTTTGATCTTGCTCGCGCTTATGCTCCTAGTACAATTTTCATTGATGAGATTGATTCTCTTTGTAATGCCCGAGG GGGTTCAGGAGAGCATGAATCATCCCGAAGGGTGAAGTCTGAACTTCTTGTTCAGGTAGATGGTGTAAGCAACTCTTCCACTAATGAAGATGGCACTCGGAAGATTGTGATGGTTTTAGCAGCTACAAACTTTCCATGGGACATAGATGAGGCATTAAG GAGACGTTTGGAAAAACGTATATATATTCCCCTACCTAGCTTTGAGAGTCGGAAGGAGCTTATACGGATCAATTTGAAAAGTATTGAG GTAGCTCCAGATGTGGACATAGAGGAAGTGGCTCGTAAAACAGAGGGATATAGTGGAGATGACCTCACAAATGTCTGCCGAGATGCTTCTATGAATGGCATGAGACGAATGATAGCTGGGAAGACCCGCGAGGAGATTAAGAACATGTCTAAGGATGAGATTGCTAAGGATCCTGTTGCAATGTGCGACTTTTTAGAAGCCATTAGCAAAGTTCAACCAAGTGTCTCAGCTGCTGACATTGAAAAACATGAGAAATGGTTTTCGGAATTTGGATCAGCTTAA
- the LOC104111574 gene encoding protein CDI-like, with protein sequence MSTEVKDVHSNGNGNVNSQSNPNSKPFKIFIGYDPSEDVAYEVCKYSLLKRSSIPIEIIPIKQSELRQKGLYWRERGKLESTEFSFSRFLTPHLANYEGWAMFVDCDFLYLGDIKELRDMVDDKYAVMCVHHDYAPKETTKMDGAVQTVYPRKNWSSMVLYNCGHPKNKLLTPEIVNTESGAFLHRFMWLEDNEIGKVPFVWNFLVGHNKVVEGDPNTFPKSIHYTLGGPWFEAWKDCEFGDLWIKELEEYKKSIEKKVD encoded by the coding sequence ATGTCGACAGAGGTCAAAGATGTGCATTCTAATGGAAATGGAAATGTTAATTCACAAAGTAACCCAAATTCAAAGCCATTCAAGATTTTCATAGGCTATGATCCCAGTGAAGATGTTGCATATGAGGTCTGTAAATATTCCCTTTTGAAAAGATCTTCAATCCCAATTGAAATCATACCCATTAAACAATCAGAGTTAAGGCAAAAAGGGTTATACTGGCGTGAAAGAGGGAAATTAGAAAGCACTGAGTTTTCATTTTCCCGTTTCTTGACACCCCATTTGGCTAATTATGAGGGGTGGGCTATGTTTGTTGATTGTGATTTCTTGTACTTAGGTGATATTAAAGAATTAAGGGATATGGTTGATGATAAATATGCTGTAATGTGTGTACATCATGATTATGCACCAAAAGAAACAACAAAAATGGATGGGGCAGTGCAAACTGTATACCCTAGAAAGAATTGGTCATCAATGGTTCTTTATAATTGTGGGCATCCTAAGAATAAGTTGTTGACACCTGAAATAGTGAATACTGAATCTGGAGCATTTCTTCATAGGTTCATGTGGTTAGAAGATAATGAGATCGGGAAAGTTCCGTTCGTTTGGAACTTCCTTGTGGGGCACAATAAGGTTGTCGAGGGTGATCCGAATACATTTCCTAAGTCAATTCATTATACACTTGGTGGACCTTGGTTTGAGGcttggaaagattgtgaattcGGAGATTTGTGGATAAAGGAGCTCGAGGAGTACAAGAAGTCGATAGAGAAGAAGGTGGATTAA